From Leptolyngbyaceae cyanobacterium:
ATGAGTTAAAAACTTGGTAAGGACGGCTTCTCGCATAATGGGATACTTAACTTGTTCCCAATCGAGCCGGAGTTGACGGGTACTACAGCGTCCCAAAGAAGCGGCGATTTCCGGACTCTGGGCGGCTTGAATTACCTGAATTAAACCTGCATCCTTAGTGCCGCAAAATTTTTGTGCTTGGTAATAATGCTCTACCGTTGGCCAATCTTGATTCTGCAAATGAATACCATGAGGAGAAAAGTTAGAAAAACAACCGTAAGGATCGCTAACTTTATAAAAGTAAATAATCATTCGATTTTAGATTTTAGATTTTAGATCGCTCCCACATCTAAATCTGGTAGGTAGTCGAGCAAGTCTATATCAACTGATTTTAGCTTTAAAAAGAGGCAGAGTGGGGAAGGTAGAGAAAAAAGAGGCTAGAGAACGAGAAAATGAGTATTAAACCCTCGATGAAATCAAAAAAAACCGATTTAATATTAGTTATACCTTGGAAAGTCGGGCTTAAATATGACACCTGGATCGGCTAATGAATTTGAAAAGGCGAGTTTTGCTTGGCAAATACAGCAATGGCAACAGCAGTTTAGGGAGTGGATAGAACTGAAAATTTCCCAAAATCAAATCAACTTTCCAAAAGTACGCTTAGCATCAGGGCTACTCGACCTATTATGGCCGTTATTCAAAGTATTATCTTGGTTAATACTAGCAGTCGTAATAATTTGGTTGGGTTGGCAATTATGGTTGATATTCCGCCCTTATATATATTCTCTTGATTTTGAACTGGATAAGTTAAGGGATAAGTCAACACACCATAGTGAGTTAACCGTAGTTGATTGGTGGCGGCGATCGCAAAAATTTTATCGTCAAGGTAATTATGCAGAGGCAGCCCGATGTCTTTACATGGCTATGTTACAAAAATTACACGATACTCACTTAATACCCCACCAATCCAGTCGGACAGATGGAGAATATCGGCAATTAACCGAATCTTTACCCCAACATAGCGCTTATCGAGTTTTACTGAATACTCACGAAAATCTGTGTTTTGGCAATGCAGATATTTCTCTAGAAACATTTGAAGATTGTCAGCAAGCTTATCGGGAAATCGAGCGAAATCAATGAAAAAGTTCGGAAAAAATTTATGGTTACTCGTGCTAGCTATAGGTGCGATCGCCTTTTTTACCTTAGTATTAGCGCCGCAAAACAATCAGCTTAATAGCGGTTCTACTTATAACCGCGCTCCTGATGGTTATGGAGCCTGGTATAGTTTTATGAAAGAGCAGGGTACTCCCGTGCAGCGATGGCAAAAACCATTGGCAGAATTAATCGAAAAACAGTCAAAAACTCACCAGGGTAATTCTCCAAATTCCAGCCCCGTAACTTTGGTGCGAGCGAACAGCACCTTAATGATAGATACACTTTATAAAGATGAACGAGAATGGGTAGAAAAAGGAAATAATTTAGTAGTGTTGGGAGTGCGATCGCCTGTTACCGAAGCAGCATTCACTACCATGCAGGAAAGTCCAGTAGGTAAGGTCAAAATTCAAACCACACGGCGAGAAAAAAAATTAAATAAAAATGAAACAAGATGGCTAGGTGATGATTTTGGTGCCATAGTTTGGGAAGAAAAGCTAGGTAAAGGAAAAGTCATTTACGCTGTTACTCCTCATTTAGCTGCCAATGCTTATCAAGACGAACCGGGTAACTATCAATTCTTAAAAAATTTAGTCACTCAAAACAGCAAATCAATTTGGATCGATGAATATATTCATGGTTATAAAGATAAAGAAATTATTCAAAAAGAAGGAGATACAAGTTGGCTGACTTATTTAGCTAAAACTCCTTTATTTAATATATTTATTCAAGCAATGGCGCTCCTGTTAGTACTAGTATTAGCAAAAAACCAGCGATTCGGACAACCCGAATCTTTACCATCGCCAGCCGTCGATAACAGCGAAGCTTATATTCAAGCACTGGCAGGAATTTTGCAAAAAGCTAACAGCAGTCAATTTGTAGTAGAAACCATCGGTAAAGAAGAGCAAATTCAGTTACAAAAAGTGTTGGGACTCGGAAATACGCTAGTTGATAAGCAAACATTGATCGACGCTTGGGTACAGCAAACCGAACGTCCAGCTAAAGAATTACAACAATTACTCGAATTACCTTCCAAGAAAAAACAAATTAGTGAAGAAGAACTGTTAAACTGGTTGGATAAATGGAAAAAAGTGCAGATTAATCAGCAATAAGTAATATATCCATCCTATTTGAGTAATGAACCCCACCCTAGCCCTCCCCTTGGTAAGGGGAGGGTTGGGAGGGGTCTAGTCGTCCGCAATTCATTTAGGATTGCTATATATCCAAATAACTGTTAACCAATTCATCATTCCCCATGAGTAATGAACTATTACCTGTAATCAATCGCCTCGGTCAAGCTTTAAACCGAGTTGTGGTCGGTCAAAATAGCTTAGTACAACAGTTATTAATAGCGCTACTAGCTGGCGGTCACGTAATTTTGGAAGGCGTTCCAGGTACGGGAAAAACTTTATTGGTGAAAGTCCTCGCTCAATTAGTAGAAGCAGACTTCCGGCGCATTCAGCTAACACCAGATATTTTACCTGCTGATATCATCGGTACAAATATTTTTGATTTGAATACCCGCCAATTTACTCTCAAAAAAGGGCCAGTATTTACTCAAGTATTGTTAGCAGATGAAATTAACCGCACGCCGCCCAAAACTCAGTCTGCCTTGCTGGAAGCAATGGAAGAACAGCAGGTAACTATGGACGGGCAAAGTTTGCCTTTACCGGAACTGTTTTGGACAATTGCTACTCAAAACCCGCTGGAATTTGAAGGAACTTACCCTTTACCAGAAGCACAACTCGATCGATTTTTATTTAAGTTAGTTGTCGATTATCCCGAAGTGGCAGCAGAAAAGCAAATGTTGCTGAATCATCAATCTGGATTTCAATCACGACGGCTTGATTTAGCGCGTTTAAAACCAGTAACGACTGTAGAAAATATTTTGTTAGCGCGTCAACAAGTCGCTGAAGCTAAGGTTGATGAAAAAATTTTGGATTATTTATTAGCTTTAGTACAACGCAGTCGCCAACACCCGGATTTAATGTTAGGTGCTTCTCCCCGATCGGCTGTGGCTTGGTTACAAACAAGTAAAGCTCATGCTTGGCTAAATGGCAAAGATTTCGTTACTCCAGATGATGTAAAAGCTGTCGCGCCTCCTTTGTTGCGTCATCGCTTAATTTTAAAGCCAGAATCTTTTTTAGATGGTTTACAAATTGATGGGGTAATTAATTCTTTATTAAATCAGATACCAGTTCCCAGGTGAGGGATGGGGAGATAGGGAAAATGATTAATTTTTATCCTTCATCCTTCAGACTTCATCCTTCCCCGATCGAAAATCTAAAATCCAAAATCTAAAATTGTTATGGTTCCGGCTGGAAGAACTTATTTGTTATTATTGTTGGGAATGGCGATCGCGTTATTCCTCGGCTCGGTTTTTAGCGTAAAAATCGGTATTTTAGGTACTCTTTTATATGATGCGATCGTACTGGGATTGATGGCGATCGATAGTTTATTCGCACGCAATAGACGAGTCGAAGTAACGCGCCATCCTTTAAGCCGATTATCGCTCGGACGAGATAACCAAGTAGTACTATCGGTAAAATCCGGTAATTATCCAGCGAAACTTCTAATTCGCGATTATTACCCCTTAGAATTTGATATTTCCCATTCACAACTACAACTTTATTTACCCAGCAACACCACTCAAGAACTCAGTTATACAGTTCATCCAAAACAGCGAGGGGAATACAATTGGGGAGTTATCCAATTAAGACAATTAACTCCTTGGGGACTAGCTTGGAACGATTGGAAAATTCCTCAAAGTACGAAAGTTTCTGTATATCCAGATTTAATCGGATTGCGTCAATTATCAATTCGTCTCGCGTTGCAAAATACAGGTACTATGCGTCAAGGACGACGGATGGGAATTGGCACTGAATTTGCCGAACTGCGGGAATATAGAATGGGTGACGATCCGCGCTTTGTTGATTGGAAAGCTACCGCCAGAAGAATGGGGGCGACACCAGCCGCATCCTTACAAGTGCGAGTTTTAGAACCGGAAAAAGAGCAAACTTTAATTATTCTGCTCGATCGCGGTCGTTTAATGACAGCTAGAGTGCAAGGTTTAAAGCGGTTTGATTGGGGTTTAAACGCAACTCTTTCTTTGGCGTTAGCTGGTATAAATAGAGGCGACAAAGTAGGTGTTGCAGTATTCGATCGCGAAGTCACCACTTGGATCGCCCCGGAAAGAGGACAAACTCAGCTATCCAAACTGATCGAACGCCTTACTCCTATTCAACCAGTTTTGCTAGAACCAGATTATGTAGGCGCAGTAACCA
This genomic window contains:
- a CDS encoding DUF58 domain-containing protein; protein product: MVPAGRTYLLLLLGMAIALFLGSVFSVKIGILGTLLYDAIVLGLMAIDSLFARNRRVEVTRHPLSRLSLGRDNQVVLSVKSGNYPAKLLIRDYYPLEFDISHSQLQLYLPSNTTQELSYTVHPKQRGEYNWGVIQLRQLTPWGLAWNDWKIPQSTKVSVYPDLIGLRQLSIRLALQNTGTMRQGRRMGIGTEFAELREYRMGDDPRFVDWKATARRMGATPAASLQVRVLEPEKEQTLIILLDRGRLMTARVQGLKRFDWGLNATLSLALAGINRGDKVGVAVFDREVTTWIAPERGQTQLSKLIERLTPIQPVLLEPDYVGAVTKLVDRQTRRALVVLITDIVDITASAELLAALGRLTPRYLPFCVTLRDPQIDKQAHNQITVNEKKGKIEAAYTRAVALDLISQRQVAFAQLKQKGVLVLDAPADRISDQLVERYLQLKAKNQL
- a CDS encoding DUF4129 domain-containing protein, coding for MTPGSANEFEKASFAWQIQQWQQQFREWIELKISQNQINFPKVRLASGLLDLLWPLFKVLSWLILAVVIIWLGWQLWLIFRPYIYSLDFELDKLRDKSTHHSELTVVDWWRRSQKFYRQGNYAEAARCLYMAMLQKLHDTHLIPHQSSRTDGEYRQLTESLPQHSAYRVLLNTHENLCFGNADISLETFEDCQQAYREIERNQ
- a CDS encoding DUF4350 domain-containing protein, encoding MKKFGKNLWLLVLAIGAIAFFTLVLAPQNNQLNSGSTYNRAPDGYGAWYSFMKEQGTPVQRWQKPLAELIEKQSKTHQGNSPNSSPVTLVRANSTLMIDTLYKDEREWVEKGNNLVVLGVRSPVTEAAFTTMQESPVGKVKIQTTRREKKLNKNETRWLGDDFGAIVWEEKLGKGKVIYAVTPHLAANAYQDEPGNYQFLKNLVTQNSKSIWIDEYIHGYKDKEIIQKEGDTSWLTYLAKTPLFNIFIQAMALLLVLVLAKNQRFGQPESLPSPAVDNSEAYIQALAGILQKANSSQFVVETIGKEEQIQLQKVLGLGNTLVDKQTLIDAWVQQTERPAKELQQLLELPSKKKQISEEELLNWLDKWKKVQINQQ
- a CDS encoding NADAR domain-containing protein, translating into MIIYFYKVSDPYGCFSNFSPHGIHLQNQDWPTVEHYYQAQKFCGTKDAGLIQVIQAAQSPEIAASLGRCSTRQLRLDWEQVKYPIMREAVLTKFLTHTDIREILLSTGSSLLVENSPTDYYWGCGREGTGQNFLGKILMSVRQELRQRLS
- a CDS encoding MoxR family ATPase, which translates into the protein MSNELLPVINRLGQALNRVVVGQNSLVQQLLIALLAGGHVILEGVPGTGKTLLVKVLAQLVEADFRRIQLTPDILPADIIGTNIFDLNTRQFTLKKGPVFTQVLLADEINRTPPKTQSALLEAMEEQQVTMDGQSLPLPELFWTIATQNPLEFEGTYPLPEAQLDRFLFKLVVDYPEVAAEKQMLLNHQSGFQSRRLDLARLKPVTTVENILLARQQVAEAKVDEKILDYLLALVQRSRQHPDLMLGASPRSAVAWLQTSKAHAWLNGKDFVTPDDVKAVAPPLLRHRLILKPESFLDGLQIDGVINSLLNQIPVPR